A single window of Pontibacillus chungwhensis DNA harbors:
- the hrcA gene encoding heat-inducible transcriptional repressor HrcA: protein MLTERQLLILQVIIDDFIQSAQPVGSRTISKKESVSYSSATIRNEMADLEELGFLEKTHSSSGRVPSEKGYRFYVDHLMSPFNLSGREISFVKQAFDNQMVEFEQVVQQSARVLSELTNYTSIILGPEVYETKLKQLQIIPLSQISAVAILVTDTGHVEHRSFTIPVEIKPADLEKMVNILNDRLNGVPIIYLHHKLNTEIATLLKKHTSDFEKAYQYLRAALFDEQPAKLYVGGKTNILMQPEFRDIDKVRTLYSMIEEETEIAHLLRHNSSDIKVSIGTENEVSAMKDLSIITGSYSIGDTQLGTIALLGPTRMEYSKVISLLNLLSDRMTETFHSWYQKGSTGE, encoded by the coding sequence ATGTTAACAGAGAGACAATTGTTGATATTACAAGTGATAATTGATGATTTCATCCAGTCTGCGCAACCTGTAGGATCAAGAACGATCTCAAAAAAAGAAAGCGTATCTTATAGTTCAGCTACGATTCGAAATGAAATGGCTGATTTGGAGGAGTTAGGATTTCTTGAGAAGACGCACTCCTCCTCAGGAAGAGTTCCTTCTGAAAAAGGGTATCGCTTTTATGTTGATCATTTGATGTCTCCATTTAACTTGTCAGGAAGAGAAATTTCTTTTGTGAAACAAGCTTTTGACAATCAAATGGTTGAATTTGAACAAGTCGTTCAGCAGTCTGCGCGGGTGTTATCCGAGTTGACGAACTATACGTCGATTATTCTTGGACCCGAAGTATACGAGACAAAATTAAAGCAATTACAAATCATTCCCCTATCGCAGATTTCTGCTGTAGCGATTCTTGTAACGGATACAGGTCATGTGGAGCACCGCTCGTTTACAATTCCTGTAGAAATTAAACCAGCTGATCTAGAGAAGATGGTCAACATATTAAATGATAGGCTTAATGGTGTACCGATTATTTATCTTCACCATAAGTTAAATACCGAAATTGCTACCTTACTCAAGAAGCACACAAGTGATTTTGAGAAGGCCTATCAGTATTTGCGAGCCGCTTTATTTGATGAACAACCAGCGAAGCTTTACGTTGGAGGTAAGACCAACATTCTTATGCAGCCGGAATTTAGAGACATTGATAAAGTGAGAACATTGTATTCGATGATTGAAGAAGAAACAGAAATTGCTCACTTACTCCGTCACAATTCAAGTGATATCAAAGTTTCTATTGGAACAGAGAATGAAGTGAGTGCTATGAAAGATCTCAGTATCATTACTGGATCCTACTCCATTGGGGATACGCAACTAGGAACAATCGCTTTGCTTGGTCCTACTCGGATGGAATACTCAAAAGTCATTTCTTTATTGAATTTACTTTCAGACCGTATGACAGAAACATTCCATTCTTGGTATCAAAAAGGTTCAACTGGGGAATAG
- the dnaJ gene encoding molecular chaperone DnaJ yields MSKRDYYEVLGVSKDASKDEIKKAYRKLAKKYHPDVSQEDNAEDKFKEAQEAWDVLGDEQKRQQYDQFGHAGPNQGGFGGFGGAEDFGGFGDIFDMFFGGGGRRRDPNAPRRGADLQYTMTLNFEEAIFGKETDVQIPKEEECETCDGSGAKPGTKPETCPHCQGAGQLNQEQNTPFGRVVNRRVCHHCEGTGQIIKDKCNTCGGDGRVTKRKTIHISIPAGIDEGQRIRVSGQGEPGENGGPTGDLYVVVQIRPHEFYKREGDHIFCEMPLTFTQAALGDEIEVPTVHGNVNLKIPAGTQNGKTFRLKEKGAPNVRGYGHGDQHVKIRVVTPTKMTDRQKELLREFHDISGNQPTEEQHDNIFQRVKRAFKGE; encoded by the coding sequence GTGAGTAAACGCGATTATTATGAGGTTTTAGGTGTATCGAAAGATGCTTCTAAAGATGAAATAAAGAAAGCGTATCGTAAATTAGCAAAAAAATATCACCCAGATGTCAGTCAGGAAGACAATGCGGAGGATAAGTTTAAAGAAGCCCAAGAAGCATGGGATGTTCTAGGTGATGAGCAAAAACGTCAACAATACGACCAGTTTGGCCATGCAGGTCCTAACCAGGGTGGTTTCGGAGGATTCGGTGGAGCCGAAGACTTTGGAGGCTTTGGAGACATCTTTGACATGTTCTTCGGTGGTGGAGGACGCCGTCGCGATCCGAATGCCCCTCGTCGAGGCGCCGATCTTCAATATACAATGACGCTCAACTTCGAAGAGGCCATCTTCGGTAAAGAAACAGACGTCCAAATTCCAAAAGAAGAAGAATGTGAAACATGTGATGGATCTGGTGCAAAACCTGGAACGAAGCCGGAAACTTGTCCACACTGTCAAGGTGCCGGACAACTTAATCAAGAACAAAACACTCCATTTGGCCGCGTTGTGAACCGCCGAGTATGTCATCACTGTGAAGGAACAGGTCAAATCATTAAAGATAAGTGTAATACGTGCGGTGGAGATGGAAGAGTTACAAAACGTAAAACAATTCATATTTCTATTCCAGCAGGTATTGACGAAGGTCAGCGTATTCGCGTATCTGGTCAAGGTGAACCTGGTGAAAATGGAGGACCGACTGGAGACTTATATGTTGTCGTTCAAATCCGTCCACACGAGTTCTATAAACGTGAAGGCGACCACATCTTCTGTGAGATGCCTCTAACGTTTACACAAGCGGCGCTTGGTGACGAAATTGAGGTTCCAACCGTACACGGGAACGTCAACCTTAAGATTCCAGCAGGTACTCAGAACGGTAAAACGTTCCGCCTGAAAGAAAAAGGTGCTCCAAATGTTCGCGGCTATGGTCATGGAGACCAGCACGTAAAGATTCGCGTAGTGACACCAACGAAAATGACAGATCGTCAGAAAGAATTACTACGTGAGTTCCATGATATTAGTGGAAACCAGCCAACAGAAGAACAACACGATAACATTTTCCAACGTGTTAAGCGCGCCTTTAAAGGCGAATAA
- a CDS encoding DUF3679 domain-containing protein — translation MVRFTVTFLIMIVLFLGGVLVGMNQASIGMIQMRGFSNGTFQEAVQTEKLETGDYEVQVLGRDFQQVSVQEKQQQYQEHNEARGLQKVAVMLEKAVNWAYNTVIYTIYHLFQVFF, via the coding sequence ATGGTACGCTTCACAGTGACGTTTCTAATTATGATTGTATTGTTCCTTGGTGGCGTATTAGTCGGAATGAATCAAGCAAGTATCGGAATGATCCAAATGCGAGGCTTTTCTAATGGAACTTTTCAAGAAGCGGTTCAAACGGAAAAGTTAGAAACAGGGGATTATGAAGTCCAGGTCCTTGGTAGAGATTTTCAGCAAGTCTCTGTTCAGGAAAAACAGCAACAGTACCAGGAACATAATGAAGCACGTGGTCTTCAGAAAGTAGCGGTTATGTTAGAAAAAGCGGTCAACTGGGCGTACAATACTGTTATTTATACCATTTATCACTTATTTCAGGTGTTCTTTTAA
- a CDS encoding 16S rRNA (uracil(1498)-N(3))-methyltransferase, translating to MQRYFVPLSGWNDQHVVITGEDVHHIGKVMRMKPEHHILCCTPEGDLAECEITEITSESVTCKIVEWLEEDKELPATVTIAQGLPKGDKMEHVIQKGTELGASKFIPFEAERSIVKWDQKKSQKKIARYQKIAKEASEQSHRTMIPSVVNVHSLKDLLALQVEYDWVIFAYEDEAKSPSFHSLKEVFTKVQKDERILVLIGPEGGFSEQEVQRLKEAGALAVRLGPRILRTETAATYFLSALSYQLEELG from the coding sequence GTGCAACGTTATTTTGTTCCTTTATCAGGATGGAACGATCAGCATGTCGTCATAACAGGAGAAGATGTTCACCATATCGGAAAAGTTATGCGCATGAAGCCTGAACATCATATATTATGTTGTACACCAGAGGGTGACCTGGCTGAATGTGAGATCACAGAGATCACTTCAGAATCAGTAACATGTAAGATCGTAGAGTGGCTGGAAGAGGATAAAGAGCTTCCGGCTACCGTTACGATTGCTCAAGGGTTACCTAAAGGAGACAAAATGGAGCATGTGATTCAAAAGGGAACAGAGCTTGGCGCATCCAAATTTATCCCTTTTGAAGCAGAGCGTTCCATTGTAAAATGGGATCAAAAGAAATCTCAAAAGAAAATAGCAAGATATCAAAAGATTGCAAAAGAAGCGAGTGAGCAGTCTCATCGAACGATGATTCCGTCAGTCGTTAATGTACACTCTTTAAAAGATTTGTTAGCGCTTCAAGTAGAATATGATTGGGTAATCTTTGCTTATGAAGATGAGGCGAAGAGTCCATCATTCCACTCATTAAAGGAAGTCTTTACGAAGGTTCAAAAAGATGAGCGTATACTTGTGTTGATCGGACCAGAAGGTGGATTCAGTGAACAAGAAGTTCAGAGGTTGAAGGAAGCCGGGGCACTAGCGGTTCGGTTAGGTCCTAGAATTTTAAGAACAGAAACGGCTGCTACATATTTTCTTTCAGCTCTGTCCTATCAATTAGAGGAATTGGGGTGA
- the hemW gene encoding radical SAM family heme chaperone HemW: MITSAYIHIPFCHQICHYCDFTKFFYNPELADQYLEALENEIVTAVGKQKKPMKTIFVGGGTPTALSYEQLERLLKMIAESFDVDAPLEYTFEANPGEFDEKKLALLKEYGVNRISFGVQVFDDELLEKLGRNHRVQDVYDSLRLFEKQQFDNVSVDLMYGLPGQTYDQFKKTIDEALQLGLPHYSSYSLQIEPKTVFYLRHKKGKLHKPVEEEEANMYELLMSEMNKSGVYQYEISNFAKPGYESKHNLTYWNNDYYYGFGAGAHGYLPGERTVNIKPLNQYTKKAKETGVPQLYVEPVHHKEEMEEQMFLGLRKVKGVSLDEFQRRFGRSIHSLYSGELDYLKRKNWITEAEDHIALTPQGRLFGNEVFAQFLIEDEKLQ, from the coding sequence ATGATTACATCAGCCTATATTCATATACCCTTTTGCCACCAGATCTGTCATTATTGCGATTTCACCAAGTTCTTTTATAACCCAGAACTTGCTGATCAGTACTTAGAGGCATTAGAGAACGAAATTGTAACGGCAGTTGGGAAGCAAAAGAAACCAATGAAAACAATTTTTGTAGGAGGAGGAACTCCTACGGCTTTATCTTATGAACAACTTGAGCGTTTGCTAAAGATGATTGCAGAATCCTTTGATGTAGATGCGCCGCTCGAATACACGTTTGAAGCGAATCCAGGTGAATTTGATGAGAAGAAATTGGCTCTGTTAAAGGAATATGGGGTCAATCGAATATCGTTTGGAGTACAGGTGTTTGATGACGAACTACTTGAGAAACTAGGTCGAAACCATCGAGTACAGGATGTGTACGATAGTCTTCGTCTGTTTGAGAAGCAGCAATTTGACAATGTGTCTGTAGATTTAATGTATGGCCTTCCCGGCCAGACGTATGACCAGTTCAAGAAAACGATTGATGAAGCACTTCAGTTGGGTCTGCCCCACTATTCTTCTTATTCGTTGCAAATTGAGCCCAAAACGGTTTTCTATCTTCGACATAAAAAAGGCAAACTCCATAAGCCTGTCGAAGAAGAAGAGGCAAACATGTACGAATTACTCATGAGTGAGATGAACAAAAGTGGTGTATATCAATATGAAATTAGTAACTTTGCCAAACCAGGATATGAAAGCAAGCACAATCTGACATATTGGAACAATGATTACTATTATGGGTTTGGTGCAGGTGCACATGGGTATTTACCAGGGGAGCGCACCGTAAACATCAAGCCATTGAATCAATATACGAAGAAGGCTAAGGAAACGGGTGTCCCTCAACTTTATGTAGAACCTGTGCACCATAAGGAAGAAATGGAGGAGCAAATGTTCCTTGGATTACGTAAAGTTAAAGGAGTTTCTTTAGATGAATTCCAGAGACGCTTCGGCCGTTCCATCCACTCCCTATACTCGGGTGAATTAGATTATTTAAAAAGGAAAAACTGGATAACGGAAGCAGAGGATCATATTGCTCTCACTCCTCAAGGTAGACTCTTTGGGAATGAGGTTTTTGCTCAATTTTTAATTGAAGATGAAAAGCTTCAGTGA
- the spoIIP gene encoding stage II sporulation protein P, whose product MSSKGLLLVHRELKRWYKRSGIYLIGLVGVFLLIGLLTSIQPAYRLSSSTLHTWTSQISGPSFLHLMSMENRLFEGAYPEDYEHIKMSEGLFQMATSIKPDDPRSFLGRELPGFSAYDGQIVVAGEGTDYTTMAVESSPPMEIFDQEEEGVVPKEGQSPAQDSPPKDQALPTTGDKDVVLIYHTHNRESYFPILPDGATDAFHSKANITLVGDRLAESLKDNGIGAKVDKTDITKQLKDKGMEYYESYDMSRAVVQEAMSSERELQYYFDLHRDAIGKEHTTAEIDGKTYARIFFIVGGEYAHYEQNLKLANELHEKMEEAYPGLSRGVMTKKGSGTNGKFNQDLSQNAMLIEFGGVENTLDELYRSADAVGEVFSDFYWQAEDQ is encoded by the coding sequence TTGAGTTCTAAGGGATTACTACTTGTTCATAGAGAACTGAAGAGATGGTATAAACGTAGTGGAATTTATTTAATAGGCTTAGTAGGAGTCTTTCTGTTAATTGGGTTACTTACCTCTATTCAGCCTGCTTATCGCCTGTCTTCTTCTACCCTTCATACCTGGACGAGCCAAATTAGCGGTCCATCCTTTTTACATTTAATGAGTATGGAGAATCGGTTATTTGAAGGGGCATATCCAGAGGATTATGAACACATAAAAATGTCAGAAGGTCTGTTTCAAATGGCCACAAGCATTAAGCCAGATGACCCTCGTTCTTTCTTAGGTAGAGAGTTGCCCGGCTTTTCGGCATATGATGGTCAAATTGTTGTAGCAGGTGAAGGAACAGACTATACGACGATGGCGGTTGAATCTTCTCCACCTATGGAAATATTCGATCAGGAAGAAGAAGGGGTTGTACCAAAAGAAGGTCAATCTCCAGCGCAAGATAGTCCTCCTAAAGACCAAGCCTTGCCAACAACAGGCGATAAAGATGTAGTGTTGATCTACCACACTCATAATCGAGAATCTTATTTCCCTATTCTTCCAGATGGGGCAACAGATGCTTTTCATTCTAAAGCGAATATTACGCTAGTAGGCGATCGATTAGCTGAAAGTTTAAAAGACAATGGAATTGGAGCCAAAGTTGATAAGACGGATATAACGAAGCAATTGAAAGATAAAGGTATGGAATATTATGAATCCTATGATATGTCCAGAGCTGTTGTTCAAGAAGCGATGAGTTCAGAAAGAGAACTGCAATATTATTTTGATCTTCATAGAGATGCAATTGGTAAGGAACATACAACAGCCGAAATAGATGGTAAGACCTATGCCAGAATTTTCTTTATTGTCGGAGGAGAGTACGCTCACTATGAACAAAATTTAAAGCTAGCAAATGAACTTCATGAAAAGATGGAAGAGGCTTATCCTGGATTGAGTCGCGGCGTCATGACAAAGAAGGGCTCCGGGACCAATGGCAAATTCAATCAAGATTTATCTCAGAACGCAATGCTGATTGAGTTTGGTGGTGTGGAAAATACATTAGACGAATTATATCGAAGTGCGGATGCAGTTGGAGAAGTGTTTAGCGATTTTTATTGGCAAGCAGAAGATCAGTAA
- the lepA gene encoding translation elongation factor 4, producing the protein MSSDKIKQENVRNFSIIAHIDHGKSTLADRILEKTKALTQREMKEQFLDAMDLERERGITIKLNAVQLRYSSPHKGEDYLFHLIDTPGHVDFTYEVSRSLAACEGVILVVDAAQGIEAQTLANLYLALDNDLEIIPVINKVDLPAADPDRVTKELEDLLGVTKDEVILASAKAGKGIEEILEAIVERIPSPIGEPEDPLKALIFDSLYDPYRGVIASIAVKEGSVKVGQKIRMMQTGKEFEVNEIGVFNPKPTPKNELTVGDVGYLTASIKNVSDSRVGDTITRVDKPAAEPLPGYKRLNPMVFCGMFPVDANNYNDLREALERLELNDSSLQYEAETSQALGFGFRCGFLGLLHMEIIQERIEREFNIQLITTAPSVIYEVELTDGETVTVDNPSLMPDPQSINEVREPFVNATVMVPNDYVGSVMEICQKKRGSFVDMQYLDDNRVNITYDIPLSEIVYDFFDQLKSQTKGYASFDYELAGYRASNLVKMDIWLNGDTIDALSFIVHRDFAFDRGKAITSKLVELIPRQQFEVPVQAAIGNKIVARSTIKAMRKNVLAKCYGGDISRKRKLLEKQKEGKKRMKMVGSVEVPQEAFMAVLEMDSDDK; encoded by the coding sequence GTGAGTAGCGACAAGATTAAACAAGAGAATGTGCGGAATTTTTCAATTATCGCTCATATCGACCACGGCAAATCAACATTAGCCGATCGTATTTTAGAGAAGACGAAAGCTCTGACGCAGCGGGAAATGAAAGAGCAGTTTCTAGATGCGATGGATTTAGAGCGTGAGCGTGGGATTACGATTAAATTAAACGCCGTTCAATTACGATATAGCTCTCCACATAAGGGAGAGGATTATTTATTCCACCTGATTGATACACCAGGTCACGTCGATTTTACATATGAGGTATCTCGTAGTTTAGCAGCGTGTGAAGGGGTTATCTTAGTCGTAGATGCGGCGCAGGGAATTGAGGCTCAGACATTAGCCAACTTGTATTTGGCATTAGATAATGATTTAGAAATTATTCCTGTTATCAATAAAGTAGACTTGCCAGCGGCTGATCCAGATCGGGTAACGAAGGAACTTGAGGATCTGCTTGGCGTGACGAAAGATGAGGTTATCTTAGCTTCAGCCAAAGCCGGAAAAGGAATTGAAGAGATATTAGAAGCCATTGTAGAACGAATTCCATCTCCGATTGGCGAACCAGAAGATCCATTGAAGGCGTTAATCTTTGACTCCTTGTATGATCCTTATCGTGGAGTTATTGCCTCAATCGCTGTAAAAGAAGGATCTGTTAAAGTGGGTCAGAAGATTCGCATGATGCAGACTGGAAAAGAGTTTGAGGTTAATGAGATAGGCGTATTCAATCCAAAGCCTACTCCTAAGAACGAACTAACTGTAGGGGATGTTGGGTATTTAACAGCGTCTATTAAAAACGTAAGTGATTCACGTGTCGGGGACACCATCACCCGTGTAGACAAACCGGCTGCAGAACCATTACCAGGTTATAAACGTCTGAACCCAATGGTATTCTGTGGAATGTTCCCGGTTGATGCGAATAATTACAACGATTTACGTGAAGCCCTTGAGCGGCTTGAGTTGAATGACTCTTCTCTCCAATATGAGGCTGAGACATCACAAGCGCTAGGATTTGGTTTCCGTTGTGGATTCCTAGGCCTTCTTCATATGGAGATTATCCAAGAGCGAATTGAACGCGAATTTAACATTCAACTGATCACGACAGCTCCAAGTGTTATTTATGAAGTTGAGCTTACGGATGGTGAAACGGTTACCGTTGATAACCCTTCTCTAATGCCTGATCCACAGTCAATTAATGAAGTACGTGAGCCATTTGTAAATGCAACGGTAATGGTACCGAATGACTATGTAGGTTCTGTTATGGAGATTTGTCAGAAGAAGCGCGGATCATTTGTAGATATGCAGTACCTAGATGATAATCGCGTCAATATTACGTATGATATTCCATTATCAGAAATCGTTTATGATTTCTTCGATCAGCTGAAGTCCCAAACAAAAGGGTATGCGTCGTTTGATTACGAATTAGCTGGATATCGTGCGTCTAATCTTGTGAAAATGGATATTTGGTTAAATGGTGATACAATTGACGCTTTATCCTTTATCGTTCACAGAGACTTCGCATTCGACAGAGGTAAGGCCATTACAAGTAAGCTAGTAGAGCTTATTCCGAGACAGCAGTTTGAGGTACCTGTTCAAGCAGCAATCGGAAATAAAATTGTGGCTCGCTCTACCATTAAGGCGATGCGTAAAAACGTACTTGCAAAATGTTACGGCGGAGATATCTCACGTAAGCGTAAACTTCTTGAGAAGCAAAAAGAAGGTAAGAAACGTATGAAGATGGTCGGATCTGTAGAAGTGCCACAAGAAGCCTTTATGGCTGTTTTAGAAATGGATTCTGACGACAAATAA
- the dnaK gene encoding molecular chaperone DnaK, which produces MSKIIGIDLGTTNSCVAVMEGGESKVIPNPEGSRTTPSVVAFKNGERQVGEVAKRQAITNPNTIQSIKRHMGTDYKVEIEGKEYTPQEISAIILQYIKSYAEDYLGETVEKAVITVPAYFNDAERQATKDAGKIAGLEVERIINEPTAAALAYGIDQEQDQTLLVYDLGGGTFDVSILDIGDGTFEVVSTAGDNKLGGDDFDQVIIDHMVAEFKKENGIDLSKDKMALQRLKDAAEKAKKDLSGVAQTQISLPFITAGEAGPLHLEMNLTRAKFEELSSSLVERTMEPTRRALKDASMSSSDIDKVLLVGGSTRIPAVVEALKKEVGKDPSKGVNPDEVVALGAAVQGGVLQGDVKDVVLLDVTPLSLGIETMGGVTTKLIERNTTIPTSQKQTFSTAADNQTAVDIHVLQGEREMAQDNKTLGRFQLTDIPPAPRGVPQIEVSFDIDANGIVNVRAKDLGTNKEQSITIKSSSGLSEDEVEKMVQEAEENADADKKRREEVELRNEADQLIFTTDKTIKDLGESVTEEDKEKAESAKSELQTALEGEDLEQIREKKDALQEQVQQLSVKMYEQAQQAQEGAEGQSAEEDVVDADFEEVNEDDKK; this is translated from the coding sequence ATGAGTAAAATTATTGGTATCGACTTAGGTACAACAAACTCTTGTGTTGCTGTAATGGAAGGCGGCGAATCTAAGGTAATTCCAAACCCTGAAGGTAGTCGTACAACTCCTTCTGTTGTTGCTTTCAAGAATGGTGAACGTCAGGTTGGTGAAGTAGCAAAGCGCCAGGCGATCACAAATCCTAATACAATCCAGTCTATCAAAAGACACATGGGTACAGACTACAAAGTAGAAATTGAAGGAAAAGAGTACACTCCTCAAGAGATCTCTGCAATCATCCTTCAGTATATCAAGTCTTACGCAGAAGACTATCTTGGTGAAACGGTTGAGAAAGCTGTTATCACAGTTCCAGCTTACTTCAACGATGCTGAGCGCCAAGCTACTAAAGATGCTGGTAAAATCGCAGGTCTTGAAGTAGAGCGTATCATTAACGAGCCAACAGCAGCGGCTCTTGCATACGGAATTGACCAAGAACAAGATCAAACTCTTCTTGTTTATGACCTTGGTGGCGGTACATTTGACGTTTCTATCCTAGACATCGGCGACGGTACATTCGAAGTTGTATCTACTGCTGGTGACAACAAGCTAGGCGGAGATGACTTTGACCAAGTAATCATCGATCACATGGTAGCTGAATTCAAGAAAGAAAACGGCATTGATCTTTCTAAAGATAAAATGGCTCTACAGCGCCTTAAAGATGCTGCAGAAAAAGCGAAGAAAGACCTTTCTGGTGTTGCTCAAACACAAATTTCTCTTCCATTCATCACAGCGGGAGAAGCTGGTCCACTTCACTTAGAAATGAACCTAACTCGTGCGAAATTCGAAGAGCTTTCTTCTAGCTTAGTAGAACGCACAATGGAACCAACTCGTCGTGCTCTTAAAGACGCAAGCATGTCTTCAAGCGACATCGATAAAGTTCTTCTTGTAGGTGGTTCTACTCGTATTCCAGCTGTTGTGGAAGCACTTAAGAAAGAAGTAGGTAAAGATCCTTCTAAAGGCGTAAACCCTGACGAAGTTGTAGCACTTGGTGCTGCTGTTCAAGGTGGCGTACTTCAAGGTGACGTTAAAGACGTTGTCCTTCTAGACGTTACTCCACTATCTCTTGGTATTGAAACAATGGGTGGCGTTACAACGAAATTAATCGAACGTAACACAACAATCCCTACAAGTCAGAAGCAAACGTTCTCTACTGCTGCTGATAACCAAACAGCTGTAGACATCCACGTACTTCAAGGTGAGCGTGAAATGGCACAAGATAACAAAACACTTGGTCGTTTCCAATTAACAGACATCCCACCAGCACCACGTGGTGTACCTCAAATCGAAGTATCCTTCGATATTGACGCAAACGGTATTGTGAACGTACGTGCGAAGGATTTAGGTACAAATAAAGAACAATCCATCACAATCAAATCTTCTTCTGGTCTTTCTGAAGACGAAGTAGAAAAGATGGTTCAAGAAGCAGAAGAAAATGCTGATGCGGACAAGAAGCGCCGTGAAGAAGTTGAGCTTCGTAACGAAGCAGATCAGCTAATCTTTACAACAGACAAGACGATCAAAGATCTTGGCGAATCTGTAACAGAAGAAGATAAAGAAAAAGCTGAATCAGCTAAATCTGAACTTCAAACGGCACTTGAAGGTGAAGACCTTGAACAAATCCGTGAGAAGAAAGATGCTCTTCAAGAGCAAGTACAACAACTTTCTGTAAAAATGTATGAGCAAGCACAACAAGCTCAAGAAGGCGCTGAAGGCCAAAGTGCAGAAGAAGACGTTGTAGACGCAGACTTTGAAGAAGTAAACGAAGACGACAAGAAGTAA
- the prmA gene encoding 50S ribosomal protein L11 methyltransferase — protein MKWSEICIHTTNEAIEPISNILHEAGASGVVIEDPQDLFKERDTFMGEIYELNPDDYPTEGVYVKAYLPVNSFLGETVEEIKHAINNLIEFDINIGRNHVTISELNEEDWATAWKKYYKPVKISEKVTIIPTWEEYEPVSSDEVIIELDPGMAFGTGTHPTTVLSIQAIEQYIQENDVVLDVGAGSGVLSIASVLLGAKHVHAFDLDDIAVKSTTINAKLNNVEDQVESQQNNLLQGVDLEADLIVSNILAEIIVQFTDDAFNTLKSGGYFITSGIIMNKRQLVKDQLIESGFEIVEINQMEDWTSIIARKP, from the coding sequence TTGAAATGGTCTGAGATATGTATTCATACAACCAATGAAGCCATTGAGCCTATATCGAATATCTTGCATGAAGCAGGGGCTAGTGGGGTAGTAATTGAAGACCCACAAGACTTGTTTAAGGAAAGAGATACGTTTATGGGTGAGATCTATGAATTAAATCCAGATGACTATCCCACAGAAGGTGTGTATGTAAAAGCATACCTTCCTGTGAATAGTTTTTTAGGTGAAACGGTAGAAGAAATTAAGCATGCCATTAACAATTTGATTGAATTCGATATCAACATTGGGCGTAATCACGTGACAATTAGTGAATTGAACGAGGAAGATTGGGCCACCGCATGGAAGAAGTATTATAAGCCTGTTAAGATCTCAGAGAAGGTTACCATTATTCCTACCTGGGAAGAATACGAGCCGGTTTCAAGCGATGAGGTCATTATTGAACTTGACCCGGGTATGGCATTTGGAACAGGCACACATCCTACAACGGTGCTGAGTATTCAGGCGATCGAACAGTACATTCAAGAAAACGATGTAGTCCTAGACGTAGGAGCAGGATCTGGCGTTCTTAGTATTGCCTCTGTCTTATTAGGTGCTAAGCATGTCCATGCCTTTGATCTAGACGATATAGCTGTTAAGAGTACGACCATTAACGCTAAATTAAATAATGTAGAAGACCAGGTTGAATCACAGCAAAATAATCTTCTTCAAGGAGTAGACCTTGAGGCTGATTTGATTGTTTCGAATATCTTAGCTGAGATTATTGTTCAGTTTACGGATGATGCTTTCAATACGTTAAAGTCTGGCGGTTACTTTATTACATCAGGCATTATTATGAATAAGCGTCAATTAGTGAAAGATCAACTTATTGAATCCGGCTTTGAAATTGTAGAAATCAATCAAATGGAAGATTGGACATCTATTATTGCTCGCAAACCATAA
- the grpE gene encoding nucleotide exchange factor GrpE: MQKTERVLEEVTNMDENKQQTEEVEQEEVVENPEQEIVEEDAGENDELAKLQQEKDETYQRLLRLQADYDNFRRRTQKDRENDRKYKSQSLIEELLPALDNFERALQVEAQDEKYAEGMNMVYKQLKSALEKEGLEEIPAVGEEFDPHMHQAVMQVEDENYESNVVVEELQKGYKLNDRVIRPSMVKVNQ, translated from the coding sequence GTGCAAAAGACCGAACGAGTTCTGGAGGAGGTGACAAACATGGACGAAAACAAACAACAAACAGAAGAAGTCGAACAAGAAGAGGTCGTTGAAAATCCTGAACAAGAAATCGTGGAAGAAGACGCTGGTGAAAATGATGAACTAGCTAAACTTCAACAGGAAAAGGATGAAACGTACCAACGTTTGTTACGCTTACAAGCAGATTATGATAATTTCCGTCGTCGAACGCAGAAAGATCGTGAGAACGACCGTAAATATAAATCTCAATCACTAATTGAGGAATTATTACCTGCACTTGATAACTTTGAACGTGCGCTCCAAGTGGAAGCACAGGATGAAAAGTATGCAGAAGGTATGAACATGGTTTATAAACAGCTAAAGAGTGCACTAGAAAAAGAAGGCCTAGAAGAGATTCCAGCTGTTGGGGAGGAATTTGATCCTCATATGCATCAAGCTGTTATGCAAGTAGAAGATGAAAACTATGAATCAAATGTTGTCGTAGAGGAGCTTCAAAAAGGTTATAAACTAAATGACCGCGTGATCCGACCATCAATGGTGAAGGTGAATCAATAA